In Dermacentor albipictus isolate Rhodes 1998 colony chromosome 6, USDA_Dalb.pri_finalv2, whole genome shotgun sequence, the following proteins share a genomic window:
- the LOC135905007 gene encoding uncharacterized protein: MAVADSQYLFRLIDVGAPGRFSDGRIFKDSPIGKRLHEGKLNLPRAAKLPGSERVCPHVFVGDEAFQLRPDFMRPLPGTRTKAEEIIFNYRLSRARRCVENAFGILVSRWRIYERQMNLQPENVESVVKATCVLHNFLSVTSSASATYCPPGYGDCQDMFGCVRDGTWRQEAATAAVFGLQGAKARNCTNAANSVRKQFIEYFKNEGQVSWQWDLPGVTSL; this comes from the exons ATGGCTGTGGCAGACAGCCAGTACCTGTTTCGCCTTATTGATGTGGGCGCACCTGGGAGGTTTAGTGATGGTCGAATTTTCAAAGATTCCCCCATTGGCAAACGACTGCACGAGGGCAAGCTCAATCTGCCTCGGGCAGCTAAGCTACCAGGCTCCGAGAGAGTTTGCCCTCATGTGTTTGTTGGCGATGAAGCCTTCCAGCTGCGCCCCGACTTCATGCGGCCACTACCGGGCACCCGGACTAAAGCTGAGGAGATCATCTTCAACTACCGCCTCAGTCGTGCCAG ACGATGTGTAGAGAACGCCTTCGGGATTCTCGTTTCCCGCTGGCGGATCTACGAGAGGCAGATGAACCTGCAGCCGGAAAATGTGGAGAGTGTTGTGAAGGCTACCTGCGTGCTTCATAACTTCTTATCCGTTACGTCCAGCGCTTCAGCGACCTACTGCCCACCTGGATATGGAGATTGCCAGGACATGTTCGGGTGTGTCCGTGACGGCACTTGGCGACAAGAGGCGGCAACTGCTGCTGTGTTCGGTTTGCAGGGAGCAAAGGCCCGCAACTGCACAAATGCTGCTAATTCGGTGCGCAAGCAGTTCATCGAGTACTTCAAGAACGAAGGGCAGGTGTCTTGGCAGTGGGACCTGCCAGGGGTGACTAGCTTGTAG
- the LOC135905042 gene encoding serine/arginine repetitive matrix protein 2-like — protein sequence MKKTESKGKACAKCKAELVPVAPIAHRDTASTASGTASASSSSDGLRDFEDASWEATGSNSTAAIEARLKAEQKAPRKRRRVGRSFSKTMYPGATSSDSSSSVNAKSATGGRSICNSAFVYPAVAIIVTVLVTGVIVSALRREGANDDEQLRTGLPKKAASSLTECPCNAGASSTPADPEEDDVDSEQPDTTRHRPTRRRRRRSSVEHSTALGRGRTPDGVRAETATNASEATSSSGTSEREPSNGVTTTQRATEGKRHKTATRSHRRRGGSGSTHRSRRVDSPTSATTLGKKYRSTTTVGDDQFLEWAVRGKGRIAVANKWSTTGDRIKNGKAKSLNGAPVTKQGNVSASRVEPPAERGADADVRRNQRDAVGTTRGKRRSVEKRRKRPTSLRTRRSKTAPVT from the exons ATGAAAAAAACCGAAAGCAAAGGCAAAGCGTGCGCGAAGTGCAAGGCCGAGCTGGTTCCCGTCGCGCCTATCGCGCACCGTGACACAGCCTCGACTGCAAGCGGGACCGCGAGCGCCAGCTCTTCGAGCGACGGCCTGCGCGACTTCGAGGACGCCTCGTGGGAGGCGACGGGCAGCAACAGCACGGCGGCCATTGAGGCCCGACTCAAGGCGGAGCAGAAGGCGCCGCGCAAAAGGCGCAGGGTCGGCCGCAGCTTCAGCAAGACCATGTACCCCGGCGCGACGAGCAGCGACAGTTCCTCGTCGGTGAACGCGAAGAGCGCAACCGGCGGTCGATCGAT CTGCAACAGCGCCTTCGTGTACCCGGCAGTGGCCATCATCGTGACCGTGCTCGTCACTGGCGTAATCGTGTCGGCTCTGCGAAGGGAAGGGGCGAACGACGACGAACAGCTGCGCACCGGCCTCCCAAAGAAGGCGGCGTCCTCTCTGACCGAGTGCCCCTGCAACGCCGGTGCGAGCAGCACCCCCGCCGACCCCGAAGAAGACGACGTCGACTCCGAACAGCCGGACACGACTCGACACCGCCCGACCagacgccgccgccgtcgctccAGCGTCGAGCACTCGACAGCGCTCGGGAGAGGGAGAACCCCGGACGGAGTTCGCGCCGAGACAGCGACGAACGCGAGCGAAGCGACGAGCTCGTCTGGAACCTCAGAGCGTGAACCATCTAACGGGGTGACAACGACGCAGCGCGCCACCGAAGGAAAGCGGCACAAAACGGCGACGCGAAGTCATCGAAGACGCGGCGGCAGTGGGTCGACTCATAGGAGTCGCCGAGTCGACTCGCCTACTAGTGCCACAACGCTGGGGAAGAAGTACCGTTCGACCACGACGGTCGGCGATGACCAGTTCTTGGAATGGGCGGTCAGAGGGAAAGGGAGAATCGCGGTAGCAAACAAGTGGTCGACGACTGGAGACAGAATTAAGAACGGCAAGGCGAAGTCGTTGAATGGGGCACCCGTGACCAAGCAAGGCAACGTCTCAGCCTCGAGGGTGGAACCCCCGGCTGAGCGTGGCGCGGACGCAGATGTACGACGTAATCAGCGAGACGCCGTTGGGACCACTCGTGGAAAACGCCGCTCCGTGGAAAAGCGTCGCAAACGGCCTACGTCGCTTCGTACGAGACGAAGCAAAACTGCACCTGTGACGTAG
- the LOC135905043 gene encoding transcription factor Adf-1-like, which yields MANAENKNEFSERLIDAVERERCLWDLQKKEYKSRGVCEAAWRRVAAELGSTVADVKARWKNLRDTFRRVLKGRNEAKSGAAADDSLDEDKQWTFFVRLLFLKDGMIGRPTSGNLTAPPADEWQSASANGHVESAQEIFAAIYQDEGNNEVSACDRTEASSLVDVCVEVPEPQPPKKKRKKDKYDEQIENITKILAKEYDEIDHFAAFLGEKMKRVPLRLRDEMQMEMLRDVNKYINSA from the exons ATGGCGAATGCGGAGAACAAAAACGAATTCAGTGAGCGTCTCATAGACGCTGTTGAGCGAGAGCGCTGCCTGTGGGACCTCCAGAAGAAAGAATACAAGTCCCGTGGAGTATGCGAGGCAGCGTGGCGACGTGTAGCAGCGGAACTCGGATCGACCG TTGCCGACGTGAAAGCCCGGTGGAAAAATTTGCGCGACACTTTCCGCCGTGTGTTGAAAGGGCGCAACGAGGCAAAGAGCGGCGCGGCCGCAGACGACAGCCTCGACGAGGATAAGCAGTGGACGTTTTTCGTCCGGCTTCTTTTTCTAAAAGACGGCATGATAGGAAGACC GACATCAGGAAACCTCACGGCTCCACCAGCAGATGAATGGCAAAGTGCCAGTGCAAATGGCCACGTTGAGTCGGCTCAAGAAATTTTTGCGGCGATATACCAGGACGAGGGTAATAACGAGGTCAGTGCATGTGACCGAACAGAGGCATCGAGCCTTGTTGACGTGTGTGTCGAAGTGCCGGAGCCGCAGCCAccaaaaaagaagaggaagaaagatAAGTACGATGAGCAAATTGAGAACATCACCAAAATTCTGGCAAAGGAGTATGATGAAATTGATCACTTTGCCGCATTTCTGGGAGAAAAAATGAAGCGTGTACCTCTGAGGCTGCGTGACGAAATGCAGATGGAGATGCTGCGAGATGTTAATAAGTACATTAATAGCGCTTGA